The stretch of DNA GTGTTCTTGGTCGAGATCTCCTCCACCACCGGCTTGTCTTTCAGGTCGGCCGGCAAGTCCTCGGCCCGATCGACCGCCCGCTGAATGTCGTTGACCACCTTGTCCTTGTTCTTGGCGTCGGGCTCGATGACGACGAAGATGTAGGAATAGCCTTCGGTCGAAGCGCTGACCAAGTCCTTGACGTCGTCGACCTCCTTGAGCTCCTTCTCGACCGGGATGGTGATCAGCTTCTCGATCTGGGAGGCGGTGGCGCCGGGATAGCGGGTCGAGATCTGAACGATGTCGAAGGAGAAATTGGGGAAAGCCTCGCGGCGATTGGCGAAGACGGCCAGGAGGCCGGCGAAGATCACGAAGATCGTCAGCATGTTGACCAGCAGGCTGTTGCGGACCGACCAGGCGGACAATTTCACGGCCGGCCCCCGTTCCGCAGTTCCGGCGGCAGGAGGGCGCCGGTGGCCTTGCGCAGCTCGACCCAAGCCAGGCGATAGCGCAGCTCGGCCTCGAGCCGTCGCCTTTCGGCCGAGATGGCGTCGTCGTTGAAGCGCACGATGGTGTCGCTGTCGGAGCGGCCGAGGTTGAACTTCTCCAGCTCGGCCTGGACCTTGGCATTCTGCAGCCGGGAGGCTTCGGTGTAGTTGGCCACCTCTTTCTGCTGCAGCTTCACTTGGCGGATCTGCTCGTCGATTTGGAGGGCGATGAGGTTCTCCATCTCCTTCATCAAGATCAGGACCCGGGCCTTCTCCAGCTTACCGCGCTCGAGCTCGCCCTTGGCGATTCGATTCTCGATCGCGATGTTGAAGCGGGCGCCGATCACCCAATTCGGATTTTGGAAGGAGAAAGTCTCGCCCAAGACTTGGCCGTAGCCCGGATCGACCGCGTTCACCTCCAAGGAGGTGTAGAGATCGAGGGCCGGCCATTTCTGGTCCTTGGCCAGGGCGATCTGGATGTCGCGGGCCTCGGCTTCGCGCTTCAGGGCCAGGTACTCGGGGCGGGAGGCCAGGGCCTGGGCCAAGAGATCCTCGCGGACCAAGGTTCGAGTCGGGGCGCGGAGCGGGTCCTTGGCGGTCCAAGCCTCCTCGCCGGCGGCGTCGAGCATGTAGCGCAGCCGTTTCTCGGCGTCGACTTGGAGGTTGCGGGCCCGGTCGGCTTCGGCTTGGCGCTCGACGTACTGGGCCCGGGAACCCAGGGTATCGGTCTCCTCGGCCAAGCCCAAGGTCTTCTTGTCGGTGGTGTTGCGGACGAAGTCCTGTGCCGATTTGGCGAAACGCTTGGCGACCTGGTAGTAATTGCCAGCGGCGACCCAGTTCCAATATTGGGTGAGGGCTTCGGCGACCCGCTGCTCGGCGAAGCTCAGGGCCTGCTCGGCGACGACCCGCTCATTGGCCTTGGCCAAGGCGATCTGGGCCTTGTCGGATTTGCCGAAGCGGTTGCGGAGCAAGTTGCCCTGGACCTCGGCCCGCAAGATGGTCTCGAAGAAGGCCGGATCGGTGGCGAAAGCCGAATTGGTGGTATCGCGCCGGTTGGTCAAGGACAGCGCGCCCTGGATGCCAACCGGAAAACGCTTCTCGGCCCGGGCATCGTACCAGATGGTCCGATTGTCGGTGCCGAAAACGATGCTGGTTTTGTCGGAGCGGTCGAGCTGGAAATAGGCCTCGCCCTTGACGTTGGTGTCGAAGGCTCCCTCGACCTTGGTGACTTCGGTGCCGGCGATGGGCGCATCGTAGCTGGCGGCTTGGATGCCGAGGTTGCGCTGGAGCACCCATTGGATGACCTCGGCTTCTCCGAGCCGGGGCGGGGGCTCGGAGCGAGCCAAGCCGGTCCCGGCGAAAATTGCCAAGAGAGCGATTCCCCACCCCAGGAATTTGACCCCACGACTCATAACGTATTCCGGTAGGGGCGACCCTTGCGGTGGCCCCATCTACGGCCAAGGGCCGCCCGGGGCGACCGCAAGGGTCGCCCCTACAAGCCCTTGCTACGAAGATGCCGAGACGCTAGTAAAACTCCTCGGCAAAAGGCTACCGAAAATGCGACATCCCCATGACGAAATTTTACGGCGCTGGCTGAAGCTCAAACCCGGCGTTTTCTCCTTCCGCGAGGAGGGCGAAGACCTGCTGATCCT from bacterium encodes:
- a CDS encoding TolC family protein, whose amino-acid sequence is MSRGVKFLGWGIALLAIFAGTGLARSEPPPRLGEAEVIQWVLQRNLGIQAASYDAPIAGTEVTKVEGAFDTNVKGEAYFQLDRSDKTSIVFGTDNRTIWYDARAEKRFPVGIQGALSLTNRRDTTNSAFATDPAFFETILRAEVQGNLLRNRFGKSDKAQIALAKANERVVAEQALSFAEQRVAEALTQYWNWVAAGNYYQVAKRFAKSAQDFVRNTTDKKTLGLAEETDTLGSRAQYVERQAEADRARNLQVDAEKRLRYMLDAAGEEAWTAKDPLRAPTRTLVREDLLAQALASRPEYLALKREAEARDIQIALAKDQKWPALDLYTSLEVNAVDPGYGQVLGETFSFQNPNWVIGARFNIAIENRIAKGELERGKLEKARVLILMKEMENLIALQIDEQIRQVKLQQKEVANYTEASRLQNAKVQAELEKFNLGRSDSDTIVRFNDDAISAERRRLEAELRYRLAWVELRKATGALLPPELRNGGRP